Proteins from a single region of Aythya fuligula isolate bAytFul2 chromosome 3, bAytFul2.pri, whole genome shotgun sequence:
- the PLN gene encoding cardiac phospholamban → MEKVQYITRSALRRASTIEVNPQARQRLQELFVNFCLILICLLLICIIVMLL, encoded by the coding sequence ATGGAGAAGGTCCAATACATAACCCGCTCCGCTCTGAGGAGAGCCTCAACTATTGAGGTCAACCCACAAGCACGCCAAAGGCTCCAGGAGCTCTTTGTGAATTTCTGCCTGATTTTAATTTGCCTCTTGCTGATCTGCATCATTGTGATGCTCCTCTGA